A genomic segment from Mus musculus strain C57BL/6J chromosome 13, GRCm38.p6 C57BL/6J encodes:
- the Rnf44 gene encoding RING finger protein 44 isoform 2 (isoform 2 is encoded by transcript variant 2), translating into MRPWTLAVTKWPPSAPVGHWRVSTRLSSSPGQLWGRPSNLSVEEHRASAPAGRSPRMLHPATQQSPFMVDLHEQVHQGPVPLSYTVTTVTTQGFPLPTSQHIPGCSAQQLPACSVMFSGQHYPLCCLPPPQLIQACTMQQLPGPYHTYPHLISSDHYILHPPPPAPPPQPTHMAPLGQFVSLQTQHPRMPLQRLDNEMDLRGDQHPLGSFTYSTSATGPALSPSVPLHYLPHDPLHQELSFGVPYSHMMPRRLSTQRYRLQQPLPPPPPPPPPSYYPSFLPYFLSMLPMSPTTVGPTISLDLDVDDVEMENYEALLNLAERLGDAKPRGLTKADIEQLPSYRFNPDSHQSEQTLCVVCFSDFEVRQLLRVLPCNHEFHAKCVDKWLKANRTCPICRADASEVPREAE; encoded by the exons ATGAGACCATGGACTTTGGCAGTGACTAAGTGGCCACCTTCTGCCCCTGTGGGTCACTGGCGAGTCTCTACAAGGCTTAGCAGCAGTCCAGGCCAGCTCTGGGGAAG ACCATCAAACCTCTCTGTAGAGGAGCACCGAGCCTCAGCTCCTGCCGGCAGGAGCCCCCGAATGCTGCACCCAGCCACCCAGCAGAGCCCGTTCATGGTTGATCTCCACGAACAA GTGCACCAGGGACCTGTCCCTCTGTCCTACACGGTCACCACAGTGACAACCCAAGGCTTCCCTTTGCCTACAAGCCAACACATCCCTGGCTGCAGTGCCCAGCAGCTCCCAGCATGCTCCGTGATGTTCAGTGGGCAGCACTACCCCCTCTGCTGCCTCCCACCTCCG CAGCTGATCCAGGCGTGCACCATGCAGCAGCTCCCTGGGCCCTACCACACCTACCCCCACCTCATCTCCAGTGACCACTACATCCTTCACCCACCACCGCCAGCCCCACCGCCCCAGCCTACCCACATGGCACCGCTTGGGCAGTTTGTGTCCCTGCAGACCCAGCACCCACGTATG CCCCTGCAGCGGCTGGATAACGAGATGGACCTTCGAGGAGACCAGCACCCCTTGGGTAGCTTCACTTACTCCACCTCTGCCACTGGCCCAGCCTTGTCGCCCTCAGTGCCCCTTCACTACCTACCCCATGATCCACTGCACCAGGAGCTGTCCTTTGGTGTG CCATATTCCCACATGATGCCACGAAGACTGAGCACACAGAGATACCGCCTGCAACAGCCGCTGCCACCACCcccaccgccgccgccaccaTCTTACTACCCAAGCTTCCTACCCTACTTCCT TTCAATGCTGCCAATGTCACCGACCACCGTGGGCCCCACCATCAGCTTGGACCTGGACGTGGATGACGTAGAGATGGAGAACTATGAG GCTCTCCTGAACCTGGCTGAGCGGCTGGGAGACGCCAAGCCCCGGGGCCTCACCAAAGCAGACATCGAACAACTGCCGTCGTATCGCTTTAACCCTGACAGCCATCAGTCTGAGCAGACTCT GTGTGTGGTCTGCTTCAGTGACTTCGAGGTGCGGCAACTGCTCCGAGTCCTCCCCTGCAACCACGAGTTCCATGCCAAGTGTGTTGACAAGTGGTTGAAG GCCAACCGGACCTGTCCCATTTGCCGGGCGGATGCCTCCGAGGTGCCCAGGGAGGCCGAGTGA
- the Rnf44 gene encoding RING finger protein 44 isoform X1, producing the protein MRPWTLAVTKWPPSAPVGHWRVSTRLSSSPGQLWGSLGHEGPLVSPPAQDERLPSQQLLPRPSNLSVEEHRASAPAGRSPRMLHPATQQSPFMVDLHEQVHQGPVPLSYTVTTVTTQGFPLPTSQHIPGCSAQQLPACSVMFSGQHYPLCCLPPPQLIQACTMQQLPGPYHTYPHLISSDHYILHPPPPAPPPQPTHMAPLGQFVSLQTQHPRMPLQRLDNEMDLRGDQHPLGSFTYSTSATGPALSPSVPLHYLPHDPLHQELSFGVPYSHMMPRRLSTQRYRLQQPLPPPPPPPPPSYYPSFLPYFLSMLPMSPTTVGPTISLDLDVDDVEMENYEALLNLAERLGDAKPRGLTKADIEQLPSYRFNPDSHQSEQTLCVVCFSDFEVRQLLRVLPCNHEFHAKCVDKWLKANRTCPICRADASEVPREAE; encoded by the exons ATGAGACCATGGACTTTGGCAGTGACTAAGTGGCCACCTTCTGCCCCTGTGGGTCACTGGCGAGTCTCTACAAGGCTTAGCAGCAGTCCAGGCCAGCTCTGGGGAAG CCTTGGCCACGAGGGGCCCCTGGTCAGCCCACCTGCCCAGGATGAGCGCTTACCCTCCCAGCAGCTGCTGCCCAGACCATCAAACCTCTCTGTAGAGGAGCACCGAGCCTCAGCTCCTGCCGGCAGGAGCCCCCGAATGCTGCACCCAGCCACCCAGCAGAGCCCGTTCATGGTTGATCTCCACGAACAA GTGCACCAGGGACCTGTCCCTCTGTCCTACACGGTCACCACAGTGACAACCCAAGGCTTCCCTTTGCCTACAAGCCAACACATCCCTGGCTGCAGTGCCCAGCAGCTCCCAGCATGCTCCGTGATGTTCAGTGGGCAGCACTACCCCCTCTGCTGCCTCCCACCTCCG CAGCTGATCCAGGCGTGCACCATGCAGCAGCTCCCTGGGCCCTACCACACCTACCCCCACCTCATCTCCAGTGACCACTACATCCTTCACCCACCACCGCCAGCCCCACCGCCCCAGCCTACCCACATGGCACCGCTTGGGCAGTTTGTGTCCCTGCAGACCCAGCACCCACGTATG CCCCTGCAGCGGCTGGATAACGAGATGGACCTTCGAGGAGACCAGCACCCCTTGGGTAGCTTCACTTACTCCACCTCTGCCACTGGCCCAGCCTTGTCGCCCTCAGTGCCCCTTCACTACCTACCCCATGATCCACTGCACCAGGAGCTGTCCTTTGGTGTG CCATATTCCCACATGATGCCACGAAGACTGAGCACACAGAGATACCGCCTGCAACAGCCGCTGCCACCACCcccaccgccgccgccaccaTCTTACTACCCAAGCTTCCTACCCTACTTCCT TTCAATGCTGCCAATGTCACCGACCACCGTGGGCCCCACCATCAGCTTGGACCTGGACGTGGATGACGTAGAGATGGAGAACTATGAG GCTCTCCTGAACCTGGCTGAGCGGCTGGGAGACGCCAAGCCCCGGGGCCTCACCAAAGCAGACATCGAACAACTGCCGTCGTATCGCTTTAACCCTGACAGCCATCAGTCTGAGCAGACTCT GTGTGTGGTCTGCTTCAGTGACTTCGAGGTGCGGCAACTGCTCCGAGTCCTCCCCTGCAACCACGAGTTCCATGCCAAGTGTGTTGACAAGTGGTTGAAG GCCAACCGGACCTGTCCCATTTGCCGGGCGGATGCCTCCGAGGTGCCCAGGGAGGCCGAGTGA
- the Rnf44 gene encoding RING finger protein 44 isoform X4 → MLHPATQQSPFMVDLHEQVHQGPVPLSYTVTTVTTQGFPLPTSQHIPGCSAQQLPACSVMFSGQHYPLCCLPPPLIQACTMQQLPGPYHTYPHLISSDHYILHPPPPAPPPQPTHMAPLGQFVSLQTQHPRMPLQRLDNEMDLRGDQHPLGSFTYSTSATGPALSPSVPLHYLPHDPLHQELSFGVPYSHMMPRRLSTQRYRLQQPLPPPPPPPPPSYYPSFLPYFLSMLPMSPTTVGPTISLDLDVDDVEMENYEALLNLAERLGDAKPRGLTKADIEQLPSYRFNPDSHQSEQTLCVVCFSDFEVRQLLRVLPCNHEFHAKCVDKWLKANRTCPICRADASEVPREAE, encoded by the exons ATGCTGCACCCAGCCACCCAGCAGAGCCCGTTCATGGTTGATCTCCACGAACAA GTGCACCAGGGACCTGTCCCTCTGTCCTACACGGTCACCACAGTGACAACCCAAGGCTTCCCTTTGCCTACAAGCCAACACATCCCTGGCTGCAGTGCCCAGCAGCTCCCAGCATGCTCCGTGATGTTCAGTGGGCAGCACTACCCCCTCTGCTGCCTCCCACCTCCG CTGATCCAGGCGTGCACCATGCAGCAGCTCCCTGGGCCCTACCACACCTACCCCCACCTCATCTCCAGTGACCACTACATCCTTCACCCACCACCGCCAGCCCCACCGCCCCAGCCTACCCACATGGCACCGCTTGGGCAGTTTGTGTCCCTGCAGACCCAGCACCCACGTATG CCCCTGCAGCGGCTGGATAACGAGATGGACCTTCGAGGAGACCAGCACCCCTTGGGTAGCTTCACTTACTCCACCTCTGCCACTGGCCCAGCCTTGTCGCCCTCAGTGCCCCTTCACTACCTACCCCATGATCCACTGCACCAGGAGCTGTCCTTTGGTGTG CCATATTCCCACATGATGCCACGAAGACTGAGCACACAGAGATACCGCCTGCAACAGCCGCTGCCACCACCcccaccgccgccgccaccaTCTTACTACCCAAGCTTCCTACCCTACTTCCT TTCAATGCTGCCAATGTCACCGACCACCGTGGGCCCCACCATCAGCTTGGACCTGGACGTGGATGACGTAGAGATGGAGAACTATGAG GCTCTCCTGAACCTGGCTGAGCGGCTGGGAGACGCCAAGCCCCGGGGCCTCACCAAAGCAGACATCGAACAACTGCCGTCGTATCGCTTTAACCCTGACAGCCATCAGTCTGAGCAGACTCT GTGTGTGGTCTGCTTCAGTGACTTCGAGGTGCGGCAACTGCTCCGAGTCCTCCCCTGCAACCACGAGTTCCATGCCAAGTGTGTTGACAAGTGGTTGAAG GCCAACCGGACCTGTCCCATTTGCCGGGCGGATGCCTCCGAGGTGCCCAGGGAGGCCGAGTGA
- the Rnf44 gene encoding RING finger protein 44 isoform 3 (isoform 3 is encoded by transcript variant 3), with protein sequence MLHPATQQSPFMVDLHEQVHQGPVPLSYTVTTVTTQGFPLPTSQHIPGCSAQQLPACSVMFSGQHYPLCCLPPPQLIQACTMQQLPGPYHTYPHLISSDHYILHPPPPAPPPQPTHMAPLGQFVSLQTQHPRMPLQRLDNEMDLRGDQHPLGSFTYSTSATGPALSPSVPLHYLPHDPLHQELSFGVPYSHMMPRRLSTQRYRLQQPLPPPPPPPPPSYYPSFLPYFLSMLPMSPTTVGPTISLDLDVDDVEMENYEALLNLAERLGDAKPRGLTKADIEQLPSYRFNPDSHQSEQTLCVVCFSDFEVRQLLRVLPCNHEFHAKCVDKWLKANRTCPICRADASEVPREAE encoded by the exons ATGCTGCACCCAGCCACCCAGCAGAGCCCGTTCATGGTTGATCTCCACGAACAA GTGCACCAGGGACCTGTCCCTCTGTCCTACACGGTCACCACAGTGACAACCCAAGGCTTCCCTTTGCCTACAAGCCAACACATCCCTGGCTGCAGTGCCCAGCAGCTCCCAGCATGCTCCGTGATGTTCAGTGGGCAGCACTACCCCCTCTGCTGCCTCCCACCTCCG CAGCTGATCCAGGCGTGCACCATGCAGCAGCTCCCTGGGCCCTACCACACCTACCCCCACCTCATCTCCAGTGACCACTACATCCTTCACCCACCACCGCCAGCCCCACCGCCCCAGCCTACCCACATGGCACCGCTTGGGCAGTTTGTGTCCCTGCAGACCCAGCACCCACGTATG CCCCTGCAGCGGCTGGATAACGAGATGGACCTTCGAGGAGACCAGCACCCCTTGGGTAGCTTCACTTACTCCACCTCTGCCACTGGCCCAGCCTTGTCGCCCTCAGTGCCCCTTCACTACCTACCCCATGATCCACTGCACCAGGAGCTGTCCTTTGGTGTG CCATATTCCCACATGATGCCACGAAGACTGAGCACACAGAGATACCGCCTGCAACAGCCGCTGCCACCACCcccaccgccgccgccaccaTCTTACTACCCAAGCTTCCTACCCTACTTCCT TTCAATGCTGCCAATGTCACCGACCACCGTGGGCCCCACCATCAGCTTGGACCTGGACGTGGATGACGTAGAGATGGAGAACTATGAG GCTCTCCTGAACCTGGCTGAGCGGCTGGGAGACGCCAAGCCCCGGGGCCTCACCAAAGCAGACATCGAACAACTGCCGTCGTATCGCTTTAACCCTGACAGCCATCAGTCTGAGCAGACTCT GTGTGTGGTCTGCTTCAGTGACTTCGAGGTGCGGCAACTGCTCCGAGTCCTCCCCTGCAACCACGAGTTCCATGCCAAGTGTGTTGACAAGTGGTTGAAG GCCAACCGGACCTGTCCCATTTGCCGGGCGGATGCCTCCGAGGTGCCCAGGGAGGCCGAGTGA
- the Rnf44 gene encoding RING finger protein 44 isoform X2 has product MRPWTLAVTKWPPSAPVGHWRVSTRLSSSPGQLWGSLGHEGPLVSPPAQDERLPSQQLLPRPSNLSVEEHRASAPAGRSPRMLHPATQQSPFMVDLHEQVHQGPVPLSYTVTTVTTQGFPLPTSQHIPGCSAQQLPACSVMFSGQHYPLCCLPPPLIQACTMQQLPGPYHTYPHLISSDHYILHPPPPAPPPQPTHMAPLGQFVSLQTQHPRMPLQRLDNEMDLRGDQHPLGSFTYSTSATGPALSPSVPLHYLPHDPLHQELSFGVPYSHMMPRRLSTQRYRLQQPLPPPPPPPPPSYYPSFLPYFLSMLPMSPTTVGPTISLDLDVDDVEMENYEALLNLAERLGDAKPRGLTKADIEQLPSYRFNPDSHQSEQTLCVVCFSDFEVRQLLRVLPCNHEFHAKCVDKWLKANRTCPICRADASEVPREAE; this is encoded by the exons ATGAGACCATGGACTTTGGCAGTGACTAAGTGGCCACCTTCTGCCCCTGTGGGTCACTGGCGAGTCTCTACAAGGCTTAGCAGCAGTCCAGGCCAGCTCTGGGGAAG CCTTGGCCACGAGGGGCCCCTGGTCAGCCCACCTGCCCAGGATGAGCGCTTACCCTCCCAGCAGCTGCTGCCCAGACCATCAAACCTCTCTGTAGAGGAGCACCGAGCCTCAGCTCCTGCCGGCAGGAGCCCCCGAATGCTGCACCCAGCCACCCAGCAGAGCCCGTTCATGGTTGATCTCCACGAACAA GTGCACCAGGGACCTGTCCCTCTGTCCTACACGGTCACCACAGTGACAACCCAAGGCTTCCCTTTGCCTACAAGCCAACACATCCCTGGCTGCAGTGCCCAGCAGCTCCCAGCATGCTCCGTGATGTTCAGTGGGCAGCACTACCCCCTCTGCTGCCTCCCACCTCCG CTGATCCAGGCGTGCACCATGCAGCAGCTCCCTGGGCCCTACCACACCTACCCCCACCTCATCTCCAGTGACCACTACATCCTTCACCCACCACCGCCAGCCCCACCGCCCCAGCCTACCCACATGGCACCGCTTGGGCAGTTTGTGTCCCTGCAGACCCAGCACCCACGTATG CCCCTGCAGCGGCTGGATAACGAGATGGACCTTCGAGGAGACCAGCACCCCTTGGGTAGCTTCACTTACTCCACCTCTGCCACTGGCCCAGCCTTGTCGCCCTCAGTGCCCCTTCACTACCTACCCCATGATCCACTGCACCAGGAGCTGTCCTTTGGTGTG CCATATTCCCACATGATGCCACGAAGACTGAGCACACAGAGATACCGCCTGCAACAGCCGCTGCCACCACCcccaccgccgccgccaccaTCTTACTACCCAAGCTTCCTACCCTACTTCCT TTCAATGCTGCCAATGTCACCGACCACCGTGGGCCCCACCATCAGCTTGGACCTGGACGTGGATGACGTAGAGATGGAGAACTATGAG GCTCTCCTGAACCTGGCTGAGCGGCTGGGAGACGCCAAGCCCCGGGGCCTCACCAAAGCAGACATCGAACAACTGCCGTCGTATCGCTTTAACCCTGACAGCCATCAGTCTGAGCAGACTCT GTGTGTGGTCTGCTTCAGTGACTTCGAGGTGCGGCAACTGCTCCGAGTCCTCCCCTGCAACCACGAGTTCCATGCCAAGTGTGTTGACAAGTGGTTGAAG GCCAACCGGACCTGTCCCATTTGCCGGGCGGATGCCTCCGAGGTGCCCAGGGAGGCCGAGTGA